The Brassica oleracea var. oleracea cultivar TO1000 chromosome C6, BOL, whole genome shotgun sequence genome includes a region encoding these proteins:
- the LOC106297272 gene encoding delta(24)-sterol reductase-like yields the protein MKEMYQQLSVVPLVKNILLQTTTWNNLEAHYVKAIIRNFYANDVINGLFHLNVAAGGVHKESAYLYGVLLLCARIDGRWRVYPLWLCPHKLFKQPVKSMISPEPGFEYEMRQGDTKDAQMYTDVGVYYAPGPVLRGEVFDGVEAVRKMEQWLIEKHGYQPQYAVSELDERSFWRMFDVDLYEHCRRKYRAIGTFMSIYYKSKKGRKTEKEVREAEQAHLEAAYAEGD from the exons ATGAAGGAGATGTACCAACAGCTCAGCGTAGTACCACTTGTGAAGAATATCTTGCTGCAAACCACTACATGGAACAATCTTGAAGCACACTATGTCAAAGCTATCATTCGTAACTTCTATGCAAATGATGTCATTAATGGTCTCTTTCATTTAAATGTTGCAGCTGGTGGTGTACATAAAGAATCAGCATATCTTTATGGAGTTCTCCTACTATGTGCTAGAATTGATGGAAGATGGCGA GTTTATCCACTTTGGCTGTGCCCTCACAAACTCTTCAAACAACCGGTTAAAAGCATGATTAGCCCCGAACCAGGATTTGAGTATGAGATGAGACAGGGAGACACAAAAGATGCACAGATGTACACAGACGTTGGAGTTTACTACGCTCCAGGTCCTGTTCTGAGAGGCGAAGTGTTCGATGGAGTAGAAGCAGTGCGCAAGATGGAGCAATGGCTGATAGAAAAACATGGCTACCAGCCTCAGTATGCAGTATCTGAGCTCGACGAGAGAAGCTTTTGGAGAATGTTTGACGTTGACTTGTACGAGCATTGCCGCAGGAAGTACAGGGCTATAGGCACGTTCATGAGCATTTATTACAAGTCAAAGAAGGGACGTAAGACTGAGAAAGAAGTCAGAGAAGCTGAGCAGGCTCATCTCGAAGCAGCCTATGCCGAGGGGGATTAA